The sequence below is a genomic window from Cygnus olor isolate bCygOlo1 chromosome 7, bCygOlo1.pri.v2, whole genome shotgun sequence.
ACAAATCCTAGCCATGCATTCCTACCTGCCACTGCTACAAGCATGTTGAAGGTCATAGCGAGCCTCTGTCCTGACAGCATCACCTCTTCTCTACTGCACTCCTAACATGTGCAAAATGGTTTGTAGCATTCTGTTCATGTAACATCCCTGTGTACCCACACActcatgcacatacacacagtTGCTACAGCTTGCTAAGATACTGTCACCTTCCATACTTCCTCACAAGAGTCTCTTGCCTAGTGACTCAGGAGAGacaacagcagaaagcaagcagcataTACTTAAGCATGCTATTTCTAGAGTAGGTAGCATACACATGGGTTTCATCTtgttcatctttctttccaagGATAAGTTTTGGCTAAGAACTTCAGTAACATAATATGGTATGACAAATCCCACAAACAACTGAATTTGGATTTGTACAGACAGCCAACGAAACCTGCCAAGTGGTTTTGTCATGTAGTATGTGAACCAGAAAGCTAACACTGTTCTGTTGCCAAATGGAAGAACGCTTCCTAGCTGATGTCTGTCACCAATATGGTGATGAATTTTCAATCCCACCCAAACTCTGCCACTGGGGAAAGAGACCACTGGACAGCCTTGGGCTGCCAAGTTGATCAGGCTCTCTCTCTTGACCCCTCCTTTGAGTCTGAATATCTATACAGTCTTTCTTGGCAGATGGTATCTGAACTCCATCAGACTTCCACTCTGCGTGGAGAATCTTGTAATTCTGCCCCTCGTTATTGTCCCAGTAGGTATGTTCTCCACTTTGGTAAGAAATGCAAAACTCAATCTTCTCTTGAGAGGAAATGGCAGGAGGCAAGTCAATGGTAAACGAGAAGGTATCATTTTCAGAATCACCGTAAACATTGTTCATGTATACACACTCAATGTCCGTGTAAGTCTTCCATGTATCAAAGGTAATTCGAACCTGAACCTTTTTTTCAAAGCTCACGTTTTTTACTTTCACAGTGCCCGACAGCACCTTCTCTTGTAGGGTGCAGTTCTCCAGGCAGACCAAGTTCTTCTGCAGGCGGTTCCTGAAGTCCAGGTAGTCAGCTGAGGGCCGAGGGAAACCCAGAATCAAGTTTTTCTCCTCGTGTAGCTTTAGGCCAGATGTTATGTTTTCAAGACCCATGAGGTCAAACTGAAGGTCCCAGCCAGGGTGCTCCTGGAACTCAGAGAAGGTGTGTATTGCCGTCAGGGACAGGCCCTTCGAGTCGGCAAACACAACTCGCTTCTTGGCTCGGGCTGCCGAGTGGTTCCAGTCTGTCTTCTGTGCTTCGGAGTCACGTTTCACATGCAGGCATGGTCTGAGAGGTTTGAATCTGTTAACAAAGTTGTTTCTTTGACAGTCCTCAAGGGGGCTGAGAAAACTCTTCAGTGGTGGTGAATGGGCTAAGCAAATTCTCATGGCCACATCCACAGGCATGATGGGGCTTGGCAAGGGTCTCGGATCCAAGATCTGTATCATTCTGAAATAAGCAGAAAGTGCACTATTATTTGTTACATCAGGGAAGTGCTTATGAATGCATATTTGTTTCATCTGCTGTCTTAATTATTCATGGCCTGCTCTTTGCACAGCTTTAAATAATGCAGCCTAAATTAAAATTGACAGTTCAAGATAAGGAAATAGAATGAGAATATTCAGTCATTTCTTGCTAGTTCTAAACTCTTTTGATTCAAATGTAATCTCATTTGTTTCTTCCAAAcctctgaaaactgaattttagtGACAGgtaattaaacatattttcttgaaaatacacaaaagaaCATTCTAGTATCAGAAGAACAGATCTAGCTACAGTGAAAGTGCTCATCCACTTTAAATTTAGTTTCCCTTTTAGAGACTCTGAGCTAGGTCTTAAAATTCCAGCAAGCTGGATCAGCTGCTTCATCTCTGAGCACAGAAAGCACTATATTAAGCAAGTTACCTATCCCACCAGAGCATCGACTGGGATGCTGCATATCATGATGCAGAACCATCACCCTATGGCTCAGAACAATCATAAATGCATTTGTTAGGCAATGTGGTTTTGGTTAATTCAGGTGTACAAAAATGCCAAAGcaccttcagaaatattttctatgagCTACTAACCCAGGTCTAATTAAGAAAGCTAGTTTGCACTGTTAACATTGACTGctgaggaaaaggggaaaagaataCAGGGAGAGGAGAACTTTATTTATTCACCTCTGTGTGCTCCAAGAACTGTCTTAAAAACATCCTTTATAATCCCTAAAGTCCATGCCTAAACCCTACTGTAAGCATTCTATAAGAATATTACAGCTTTACTTGTAAAGATTTATTCCTAAACCTCTCTCCCAGATGTTGAAAAATCACAATTACTTTGCAAAAACATGGCCCATTCAAAGCCATGTGGCATGAATATTTATGGAAGTGGGGTTCAACTGCAGTACTGATAAAGTATTGATAAAGATCTCTCCTGATAAAGATGCAGTCCTTGCTAGAAATATGGGTTTTTGTTGAGTCATGGGAAGCAAAGGCATTTGCTTTGTCACTTAAACggctttctccttcccagtGTTTTCACTGGGGTTCCAAGGCACtgccaaaaaaagcagaatctgCACTGACCTCTTAATTCTTctccttgctattttttttttttactattgtGGCAGTATTTACCATAATAGGTAGGGGAGTACCAGCATCAAATTTATCGagatctgttttgcttttaggaGGAACAGGGCTATTTTCTCCCCACAATTTTCACCACTAGCTCCTTGGGTAAATGCTCCTAAggtttttcagcatttaaaaaaaaaagcacaactgaGAAGCCAGGCTGCAAGAAGAGGCAAAGACGATCCCCGAGCTCAAGAGGACGGGGGCTCAGCAGCATTGACATGCAAAAGCAGCGGTGCTTGTGCAGTGTGAGTCCTCTAAAACCGGAGGAGCGCAGCGCAGGTTTTGAGGTTTCATTCCCCGCAAGGACGAAGCTCGACGTTCCTTCCACCCACCTCTTTGCTTGCTTCCTCCCGCGGGGCCGCAGGCACACGCCGAGAGCACACCCGAGCGCAAGCAGGCGCGGGGCGAGGGGggcgcgcacacacacacacgcacaacgtgtgcggggagggggcgggcggcgctTACCTGCTGCAGTGCatggggcagcggggccgccggCTGCTCTGGAGCCCgctccgcgccgcgccgccgccttTATGGGGCGCtggggcggcgggcggcccgggggcggcccgcggcgggggcgcggcgggACCGTGCGTGCCGGCGGGcccgcggcgggggggcggctgccGCCGCTACACGTGGCCGCGCCGTGCGGGCGGGCAGCGCCCCGGAGTGCCGCCCCCGCCGGCCTCCTCTGGTAGTCGTGTGCCGGCCTTGCGGGCCGGGGTATTAACGTGCCGGCACCTCCTGCTAAATCTAGAGCCCCAAAGCCGTTTCCAAAACTACAGTGCTTGAAATAACTTGGATAttctgcccccctccccaaaggGCTCGGTGCCCTGCTGCATTGGCTATTTATGGCGGAAGGCACCGGTTGTGTTCAAGGTTCTGGTGTCTCGCTGCAGCGTTGCCAACAGGCAGCCGAGCAGAACCCTCCGCGCCCCAAATCTGCCAGCCTGACCCAGGCTGCCCTGAGGCCACCAGGCCCTCTCCTCATCCTCCagaaaggagaggcaggagaTAGGGCCTCCACggagcagctgggaggcagGCAGCCATTTCAGATCGGGCTTGCTGAAACACTGGCCTTTTCCAccagcctttttcctttttgctgcgTGGGCG
It includes:
- the PPP1R3C gene encoding protein phosphatase 1 regulatory subunit 3C isoform X1 — encoded protein: MHCSRMIQILDPRPLPSPIMPVDVAMRICLAHSPPLKSFLSPLEDCQRNNFVNRFKPLRPCLHVKRDSEAQKTDWNHSAARAKKRVVFADSKGLSLTAIHTFSEFQEHPGWDLQFDLMGLENITSGLKLHEEKNLILGFPRPSADYLDFRNRLQKNLVCLENCTLQEKVLSGTVKVKNVSFEKKVQVRITFDTWKTYTDIECVYMNNVYGDSENDTFSFTIDLPPAISSQEKIEFCISYQSGEHTYWDNNEGQNYKILHAEWKSDGVQIPSAKKDCIDIQTQRRGQEREPDQLGSPRLSSGLFPQWQSLGGIENSSPYW
- the PPP1R3C gene encoding protein phosphatase 1 regulatory subunit 3C isoform X2, which gives rise to MIQILDPRPLPSPIMPVDVAMRICLAHSPPLKSFLSPLEDCQRNNFVNRFKPLRPCLHVKRDSEAQKTDWNHSAARAKKRVVFADSKGLSLTAIHTFSEFQEHPGWDLQFDLMGLENITSGLKLHEEKNLILGFPRPSADYLDFRNRLQKNLVCLENCTLQEKVLSGTVKVKNVSFEKKVQVRITFDTWKTYTDIECVYMNNVYGDSENDTFSFTIDLPPAISSQEKIEFCISYQSGEHTYWDNNEGQNYKILHAEWKSDGVQIPSAKKDCIDIQTQRRGQEREPDQLGSPRLSSGLFPQWQSLGGIENSSPYW